A genomic region of Eucalyptus grandis isolate ANBG69807.140 chromosome 5, ASM1654582v1, whole genome shotgun sequence contains the following coding sequences:
- the LOC104445476 gene encoding uncharacterized protein LOC104445476, with the protein MAKNTGFLICLLIVAMDVVAGIMGIEAEIAQNKVKHVKAWVFECREPSREAFGLGLAACVLLALAHAVGNWMGGCVWIRSREDLNRVTANKQLAVASLIFSWIILAVAFLMLIMGTLHNSKSRRSCGLAHHRLLLIGGVLCFFHGLFAVAYFVSAKAARKEDRSGRPQPPRQEPA; encoded by the exons ATGGCGAAGAACACGGGATTCTTGATCTGCTTGCTGATCGTGGCCATGGACGTAGTTGCTGGGATCATGGGCATCGAGGCCGAGATAGCTCAGAACAAG GTGAAGCATGTGAAGGCGTGGGTGTTCGAGTGCCGCGAGCCGAGCCGCGAGGCGTTCGGGCTGGGGCTGGCCGCGTGCGTGCTGCTGGCGCTGGCTCACGCCGTAGGGAACTGGATGGGCGGGTGCGTCTGGATCCGGTCCAGGGAGGATTTGAATAGAGTGACCGCCAACAAGCAATTGGCCGTGGCCTCTCTCATTTTCTCCTg GATCATCCTGGCGGTCGCCTTCTTGATGCTGATCATGGGGACGCTGCACAACTCCAAGTCGCGGCGGTCCTGCGGGCTCGCCCACCACCGGCTCCTCTTGATCGGGGGAGTGCTGTGCTTCTTCCACGGCCTCTTCGCCGTCGCCTACTTCGTGTCGGCCAAGGCGGCAAGAAAAGAAGACCGGTCGGGTCGTCCTCAGCCGCCGAGACAGGAACCTGCTTAG
- the LOC104445477 gene encoding LOW QUALITY PROTEIN: probable histone H2A.3 (The sequence of the model RefSeq protein was modified relative to this genomic sequence to represent the inferred CDS: inserted 1 base in 1 codon) — protein MAGRGKALSGSAAAKKPSSSRSSKAGLQFPVGRVGRFLRTGKYADRLGAGXPVYLAAVLEYLAAEVLELAGNAARDNKKTRVVPRHIQLAVRNDEELGRLLGAVTIANGGVMPNIHNTLLPKKAAAAGGARAPPPPPTTPERPDRTPFLLLLLFLLFMFSVGRIEIVGRNDKENGEVGFDVSSD, from the exons ATGGCCGGAAGAGGGAAGGCGCTGAGTGGCTCCGCCGCGGCGAAGAAGCCGAGCTCCTCCCGCAGCTCGAAGGCCGGCCTCCAGTTCCCCGTCGGCCGCGTCGGCCGCTTCCTCAGGACCGGCAAGTACGCCGACCGCCTCGGCGCCG GCCCCGTCTACCTCGCCGCCGTGCTCGAGTACCTCGCCGCCGAG GTTCTGGAGCTGGCCGGGAACGCGGCGAGGGACAACAAGAAGACGCGCGTCGTGCCGCGGCACATCCAGCTGGCGGTGCGCAACGACGAGGAGCTCGGGCGGCTGCTCGGCGCCGTCACCATCGCCAACGGCGGCGTCATGCCCAACATCCACAACACCCTGCTGCCCAAgaaggccgccgccgccggcggtgCCCgggctccgccgccgccgccgacgacgcCTGAGCGGCCCGACCGaaccccttttcttcttcttcttctttttcttcttttcatgttCAGCGTAGGAAGAATAGAGATTGTGGGTAGGAACGATAAGGAAAATGGGGAAGTGGGTTTTGATGTATCAAGCGATTAG